From one Desertifilum tharense IPPAS B-1220 genomic stretch:
- a CDS encoding DUF433 domain-containing protein, which produces MLQSTEHCHIVRNSEILSGEPIIRGTRTPVRAIVEMWRIGVSPEEIPQRLPHLVLSQVFDALSYYLDHQVEINEYIEHNRIPDELIDPRVRKA; this is translated from the coding sequence ATGCTTCAATCAACGGAACACTGTCACATTGTTAGAAACAGCGAAATTCTAAGCGGTGAACCTATTATCAGAGGAACAAGGACTCCAGTTCGTGCGATCGTGGAAATGTGGCGTATTGGGGTTTCACCTGAAGAGATTCCTCAGCGTTTGCCGCATCTTGTTCTATCACAAGTTTTTGATGCTCTTAGCTATTACCTAGATCATCAAGTAGAAATCAATGAATATATTGAGCATAATCGAATTCCTGATGAGTTAATCGATCCGCGAGTCCGGAAAGCATGA